The Neptunomonas concharum genomic interval CCATGTCGATATCGCTTTTATTGAAGGTAGTATCGTGACGGCTCATGATGAAAATCGTATAGCTTCAATTCGTGCGGTGAGTAATAGACTCGTTACCATCGGTGCTTGCGCGACATCGGGAGGGATTCAGGCCTTAAAAAATGCTGCGCAAAGCCCCGATGATTGGACAGGGACGATCTATGCAACGCCTTCCTATATCGACACGCTTCGTACCTCGTCGGCGATTGCTGATTACGTCCCCGTTGATTTTGAACTTTGGGGGTGTCCCATTACGAGCCAGCAGATCGTGACGTTAGTCGGCGCCTTATTGCGCGGAGTATGGCCTGTTGATGATACTGAAAAAGTGTGTATGTCTTGTAAACGGGCCCAATATGTATGCACGCTCGTTACT includes:
- a CDS encoding sulfhydrogenase subunit delta encodes the protein MERLRIAVHKFSSCDGCQLAFLNMGEALIELSEAVEIVHFPEAGYVDELAHVDIAFIEGSIVTAHDENRIASIRAVSNRLVTIGACATSGGIQALKNAAQSPDDWTGTIYATPSYIDTLRTSSAIADYVPVDFELWGCPITSQQIVTLVGALLRGVWPVDDTEKVCMSCKRAQYVCTLVTKGEPCLGPVTRAGCGALCPAFGRDCFGCFGPSDTCNAQGLANRFVGLGYQPERIARRFRLIHSTRTDWSVT